Proteins from one Nitrospiria bacterium genomic window:
- a CDS encoding DJ-1 family glyoxalase III has translation MKKVLVPLAPGFEEIEAVTVIDVLRRAGIEVTIAGTVAGEIKGRNGIGVASDVPLDAVTAHPFDMIVLPGGSDGTENLKKDPRVKKILQEMERRGRYITAICAAPMVLSAAGLLDGKNVTSHPSVEKDLPGVKYSEDRVVVDGHLVTSRSPGTAMEFAMKLVEILEGRSKMEEVNRGVLARL, from the coding sequence ATGAAAAAGGTATTGGTTCCGTTGGCTCCGGGGTTTGAGGAGATCGAGGCCGTGACCGTGATCGACGTCCTTCGTCGCGCCGGAATTGAGGTGACGATCGCCGGAACGGTTGCGGGCGAGATTAAGGGCCGGAATGGAATCGGGGTGGCTTCGGATGTTCCGCTCGATGCCGTCACGGCCCATCCGTTCGATATGATCGTTCTGCCGGGAGGATCCGACGGCACTGAGAATTTAAAGAAGGATCCGAGGGTCAAAAAAATTCTTCAGGAAATGGAACGACGGGGCCGTTACATCACGGCCATCTGCGCGGCTCCGATGGTGCTCTCGGCCGCCGGTCTGCTCGACGGGAAAAACGTGACCAGTCACCCGTCCGTTGAAAAAGATCTGCCGGGGGTGAAGTACAGCGAGGATCGTGTCGTTGTGGACGGTCATCTTGTCACAAGCCGTTCTCCGGGAACCGCGATGGAATTTGCCATGAAACTGGTGGAGATTTTGGAGGGCCGTTCAAAAATGGAGGAAGTCAACCGGGGTGTCCTGGCCCGTTTATAA
- a CDS encoding HAD-IA family hydrolase produces the protein MSWPVYKDMSSPIYAKAIFFDAVGTLFQVRGGVGQVYWEIARPYGVRTTPEAIEDAFQEIFSNAPPLAFSRLQSGLLRRSEKEWWYGIVFKVFRKVGMIRNFDQYFDEVFRAFAGIRGWELYPETREALHDLKKAGFILGVISNFDSRILTVCTDLGIFEYLDSIRVSSREGAVKPDPQIFLKALRHHHLLPREAVHIGDSLEDDVKGAAAAGLKPIYLGRGRHPDVPGGVISIGNLTEILSLVKPL, from the coding sequence GTGTCCTGGCCCGTTTATAAAGACATGTCCAGTCCCATTTATGCGAAGGCTATTTTTTTCGACGCGGTCGGAACGCTGTTCCAGGTGCGGGGAGGCGTGGGGCAGGTCTATTGGGAGATTGCAAGACCTTATGGGGTGCGGACAACGCCGGAGGCGATCGAAGACGCGTTTCAGGAAATCTTTTCGAACGCTCCTCCGCTGGCTTTTTCAAGACTTCAATCCGGTCTTCTCAGACGGTCGGAGAAGGAGTGGTGGTACGGCATCGTTTTCAAGGTTTTCCGTAAAGTCGGAATGATCCGAAACTTTGATCAGTATTTTGATGAGGTCTTTCGAGCCTTTGCCGGCATTCGGGGATGGGAACTCTATCCGGAAACCCGTGAGGCTCTTCATGATCTTAAGAAAGCCGGTTTTATTCTGGGAGTGATCTCAAACTTCGATTCACGAATCCTGACGGTCTGCACCGATCTGGGAATCTTTGAGTATCTGGATTCGATCCGCGTCTCGAGTCGGGAAGGTGCGGTTAAGCCGGATCCGCAGATCTTTCTGAAAGCGTTGCGTCACCATCACCTCCTGCCCCGTGAAGCGGTGCATATCGGCGATAGCTTGGAAGACGATGTCAAAGGAGCCGCCGCCGCGGGGCTCAAACCGATCTATCTCGGCCGAGGTCGTCATCCGGATGTTCCCGGCGGCGTTATTTCGATTGGGAACCTGACCGAGATTCTGTCTTTGGTTAAACCTCTATAA
- a CDS encoding MerR family transcriptional regulator, whose translation MSKSNNSKDEKVFFTSHEAGEIIGLTRRQIQHWDQSDLIRPSSRTAGGHSRYTFQDLVAFKTAKKLLDAGVSLQRIRQSIGELLKLLPTVKRPLAELTLVATGDMVVVFYEGTVFEAISGQQWIVEVSEVQSAVDKWQKRVRELSRYRKIHKGHGSTRQIDKAS comes from the coding sequence ATGAGTAAGAGCAACAATAGCAAGGATGAGAAAGTTTTCTTCACCTCTCACGAGGCAGGCGAGATCATCGGTCTGACCCGGCGTCAGATCCAGCACTGGGATCAAAGCGATCTTATCAGACCGAGTTCGCGCACAGCCGGGGGACACTCCCGCTATACCTTCCAGGATCTCGTCGCTTTCAAAACAGCCAAAAAATTGTTGGACGCCGGCGTTTCGCTTCAGCGCATACGTCAAAGCATCGGTGAACTCCTAAAGCTTCTGCCGACCGTCAAACGGCCGCTGGCCGAACTGACGCTTGTCGCGACGGGCGATATGGTCGTCGTGTTTTATGAGGGGACCGTATTTGAAGCGATCTCCGGACAGCAGTGGATCGTCGAGGTGTCCGAAGTCCAATCGGCCGTTGACAAGTGGCAAAAACGCGTCCGGGAGCTTAGCCGGTACCGGAAGATTCACAAGGGTCATGGCTCGACACGACAGATTGATAAGGCGTCATAA
- a CDS encoding ParA family protein, producing the protein MRTISIINQKGGCGKTTTAINLSASLAKLNRRVLLIDLDPQGHASLGLNLRPEDLTKGMTEVLTQGACLDDVVYESICPNLDVAPANITLSSAEQLLASAAQKEQRLLSAIESSRRSYHYVIIDSPPSLGLLTFNSLRASDEAIVPVDMGFFSLHGLAKLIEIVDVVARHTGHEVAVWALATMVNRHARFTQEILDEVKRHFMERTFKTMIRNNVRLREATSHGLPITEYDPHAIGAADYMSLAQEVIQPEAGVSVEAAATAAAPRIPEIEAQKFLGPILIEEILPDQTKRSVLKSGANG; encoded by the coding sequence ATGCGCACGATCTCAATCATTAATCAAAAAGGGGGATGCGGTAAAACAACAACGGCCATCAACCTGTCCGCCTCTCTTGCAAAACTGAATCGACGTGTGCTATTGATTGACCTGGACCCCCAGGGGCATGCTTCTCTCGGCCTGAACCTCAGACCGGAGGACCTGACAAAAGGGATGACCGAAGTCTTAACACAGGGAGCCTGCTTGGATGACGTCGTTTATGAATCGATCTGCCCCAATCTGGACGTGGCCCCCGCCAACATTACGCTCAGTTCGGCGGAACAGCTTTTGGCTTCGGCCGCACAGAAGGAACAGCGGTTGCTCTCCGCGATCGAGTCTTCCCGGCGGTCCTATCATTACGTCATCATCGATTCGCCGCCCAGTCTGGGCCTGTTGACCTTCAACTCGTTGCGTGCCAGCGACGAGGCGATTGTTCCGGTCGATATGGGCTTCTTTTCTCTTCACGGACTGGCGAAGTTGATCGAGATCGTCGATGTGGTGGCGCGACATACGGGCCACGAGGTCGCGGTGTGGGCCCTGGCGACCATGGTCAACCGTCACGCGCGATTTACCCAGGAGATATTGGACGAAGTGAAACGGCACTTTATGGAACGCACGTTTAAAACGATGATCCGCAACAATGTCAGGCTTCGCGAGGCGACCAGTCACGGTTTGCCGATCACCGAATACGATCCTCATGCGATCGGAGCCGCGGATTACATGTCCCTGGCTCAAGAGGTGATCCAGCCGGAGGCCGGTGTCTCCGTCGAGGCTGCGGCGACCGCGGCGGCGCCAAGAATTCCCGAGATCGAAGCGCAGAAATTTTTGGGACCGATCCTCATCGAAGAAATCCTTCCGGATCAGACCAAGCGATCCGTCTTGAAATCGGGGGCCAACGGATGA
- a CDS encoding zinc ribbon domain-containing protein, which yields MYEYQCERCDQSFTLLQSVHVRSGETICPHCGTKKIQRLFSTFASKVEGSGGPAPAGGSHGCGSGGCGCA from the coding sequence ATGTATGAATATCAGTGTGAACGCTGCGACCAGTCGTTCACCCTCTTGCAAAGCGTTCATGTCCGATCCGGCGAGACCATTTGTCCCCATTGCGGAACGAAAAAAATTCAGCGTCTCTTTTCAACGTTTGCCTCGAAAGTTGAAGGGAGCGGCGGTCCTGCGCCGGCCGGCGGTTCCCACGGGTGCGGATCGGGCGGTTGCGGTTGCGCCTGA
- a CDS encoding Rieske 2Fe-2S domain-containing protein has translation MKTKFFTVAKTTEIDSGRARVIYVHGVEIALFNLGGAFYAVDNLCPHEGGPLVAGTVQGMVLTCPWHRWQFDLKTGCSPINPAIQVKTYPVQIEGEQVRIGMVID, from the coding sequence TTGAAGACGAAGTTTTTTACGGTGGCCAAAACAACCGAGATTGATTCCGGTCGTGCCCGCGTTATTTATGTCCACGGTGTTGAGATCGCCTTGTTTAACCTTGGAGGGGCTTTTTACGCCGTCGACAATCTCTGCCCTCATGAAGGGGGTCCGCTGGTGGCCGGAACCGTCCAGGGGATGGTTCTGACCTGTCCCTGGCACCGATGGCAATTTGATCTCAAGACGGGTTGTTCACCGATTAATCCCGCCATTCAAGTTAAAACCTATCCCGTGCAGATTGAAGGGGAGCAGGTCCGGATCGGCATGGTGATTGACTAG
- a CDS encoding SDR family NAD(P)-dependent oxidoreductase — MGATEEFKNKIVVITGASGGIGRATSLAFASRGACLALLARNRTRLGVLAAEIESRYNRASLILEADVCSPVEVQKGIQKATDHYGRIDYLINGAGIISFKPFLELSPEELHAMMSVNYLGTAACIRAVLPMMLERRSGHIVNIASIAGRRGFPMETGYCASKFAVVGFSEALRVELTGTGVGVSLLCPGIVDTPMSSDFLNLPGIRKEVRPLSADQIASHLLQMVTEKRVESILPLSTKLVVRLNSVAPRWADWIIRKRTNRIAELIAKSVPQP, encoded by the coding sequence GTGGGAGCGACGGAAGAATTTAAAAACAAGATCGTGGTGATTACCGGCGCCTCCGGCGGCATCGGTCGGGCCACATCCCTGGCTTTTGCGAGCCGAGGCGCCTGCCTGGCGCTCCTGGCCCGGAACCGGACCCGTTTGGGCGTCCTGGCCGCCGAAATTGAATCCAGGTATAATCGGGCGAGCCTTATTCTGGAGGCCGATGTCTGTTCCCCTGTTGAAGTTCAGAAGGGGATTCAAAAGGCGACGGATCATTACGGTCGGATCGATTATTTGATCAACGGTGCGGGGATCATCTCCTTCAAGCCCTTTTTGGAGTTGAGCCCCGAGGAACTGCATGCGATGATGTCCGTAAATTATTTGGGGACCGCCGCCTGCATCCGGGCCGTTTTGCCGATGATGCTGGAACGGCGGAGCGGTCACATCGTGAACATCGCCTCGATCGCGGGACGAAGGGGATTCCCGATGGAGACCGGCTACTGCGCGTCCAAATTTGCGGTGGTGGGATTTTCAGAGGCGTTGCGTGTGGAATTGACCGGCACGGGTGTCGGTGTCTCCCTTCTTTGTCCGGGCATCGTGGACACGCCCATGTCGAGTGATTTTCTGAACCTTCCCGGAATCCGGAAGGAAGTCCGTCCGCTTTCGGCCGATCAAATTGCATCGCATCTGCTCCAAATGGTGACGGAAAAACGGGTCGAGTCGATTCTCCCGCTCTCGACCAAACTCGTCGTCCGGTTGAACAGCGTGGCGCCCCGATGGGCCGACTGGATCATCCGGAAACGCACCAACCGAATCGCCGAGTTAATTGCAAAATCCGTCCCGCAACCGTAA
- the nfi gene encoding deoxyribonuclease V (cleaves DNA at apurinic or apyrimidinic sites) has protein sequence MKTRSLHSWNLSPKEAIEIQKRLAARVITQNRLESVRFVAGADMALTKNPPRAYAGVVVLSFPDLNVVEECGSVSDLTFPYIPGLLAFREAPALLKAFARIRQEPDLVMIDGQGLAHPRACGIACHIGLWLDKPTIGCAKSRLFGAYQAPSIKRGSWTPLTGNQGEVIGAAVRTKDKTNPVFVSAGHKIDLSSAIHYVLACSQGYRIPEPTRRADHFVARLKRENQ, from the coding sequence TTGAAAACCCGTTCATTACATTCCTGGAACCTCTCTCCGAAAGAAGCGATCGAGATCCAAAAACGACTGGCGGCCCGGGTGATTACCCAAAACCGTCTCGAATCGGTGCGCTTTGTGGCCGGGGCGGACATGGCGCTAACTAAAAACCCGCCGCGGGCATATGCGGGCGTGGTGGTCTTGAGTTTTCCGGACCTGAACGTCGTCGAGGAATGCGGGAGCGTGTCCGACCTGACCTTTCCCTATATTCCCGGTTTGCTGGCCTTTCGCGAGGCCCCGGCCCTTTTGAAAGCCTTCGCTCGGATCCGGCAGGAACCGGACCTGGTGATGATCGACGGCCAGGGCTTGGCCCACCCCCGGGCTTGCGGCATCGCTTGCCACATCGGATTATGGCTTGATAAACCGACGATCGGATGCGCCAAGTCACGCCTTTTCGGAGCATATCAGGCGCCTTCGATAAAACGAGGGAGCTGGACTCCCCTGACCGGCAATCAAGGGGAAGTCATCGGGGCGGCGGTGCGGACCAAGGACAAAACAAACCCCGTATTCGTCTCGGCGGGGCATAAGATCGATCTGTCGTCGGCCATCCATTACGTCCTGGCCTGCTCACAAGGCTACCGGATTCCGGAACCGACCCGACGGGCGGATCACTTCGTCGCGCGTTTGAAGCGGGAGAACCAATGA
- a CDS encoding uracil-DNA glycosylase, which yields MTPLQQFNEEINDCRKCRLCESRTHVVFGEGNPKAEIMFVGEAPGENEDLQNRPFVGAAGKLLTDLLGGIGLKREDVYIANVIKCRPPENRDPQTDEINACLPYLWKQIEMIKPRVVCTLGNFAAQALLEKKVSITKIRGQHFQVKNFLVFPILHPAAVLHQGNLRPALSEDFQNLKTFLAKGVQPTPQPEQMGFF from the coding sequence ATGACTCCCCTTCAACAATTCAACGAAGAGATTAACGATTGCCGTAAATGCCGGTTATGCGAATCCCGGACGCATGTGGTGTTCGGCGAAGGCAACCCCAAGGCCGAGATCATGTTCGTCGGGGAAGCGCCCGGCGAGAACGAAGACCTCCAGAACCGGCCCTTTGTGGGAGCGGCGGGAAAGCTCCTCACGGACCTCCTCGGCGGCATCGGCCTGAAGCGCGAGGACGTTTATATCGCCAACGTGATTAAATGCCGCCCGCCGGAGAACCGCGACCCTCAAACGGACGAGATCAACGCCTGTCTGCCGTATCTTTGGAAGCAGATCGAGATGATCAAGCCCCGCGTGGTCTGCACCCTTGGAAATTTTGCGGCCCAGGCCCTCCTGGAAAAAAAAGTGTCGATCACCAAAATTCGCGGCCAGCATTTTCAAGTCAAGAACTTCCTGGTTTTTCCCATTCTCCATCCCGCCGCCGTGCTGCACCAGGGGAATCTGCGTCCGGCGCTTTCGGAAGATTTTCAGAATCTGAAAACGTTCCTGGCCAAAGGAGTCCAGCCGACGCCTCAGCCCGAACAAATGGGTTTTTTTTAA
- a CDS encoding cold shock domain-containing protein, which translates to MRLKGQIKKIEAGRGSGLIEVPDGRVFFFHRSRLEGLDFEKLRSGDEVEFEFDEFRGPTTPKAPVATIVRPAGGGKRDG; encoded by the coding sequence ATGCGGTTGAAAGGCCAAATTAAAAAAATCGAGGCCGGTCGCGGGTCCGGCTTAATCGAGGTCCCGGACGGCCGGGTTTTCTTTTTTCATCGCAGCCGTCTGGAAGGGCTGGATTTCGAAAAATTGCGTTCGGGCGATGAGGTGGAATTCGAATTCGACGAGTTTCGGGGGCCCACCACGCCCAAAGCCCCCGTCGCGACGATCGTCAGGCCGGCCGGCGGAGGAAAAAGGGATGGGTGA
- a CDS encoding CCA tRNA nucleotidyltransferase, which translates to MGDNPVAVAVEYIIMSAMGDKAVEIVKVLREAGFRSYWAGGSVRDLVMGHEPQDYDVATDARPEQVMKLFPKTVPVGVSFGVVKVIENGFEFEVTTFRSDGRYLDGRHPAAVHYSDDREDAARRDFTINGMFYDPLKKEIIDYVDGRRDIAAGVIRAIGDPRERFEEDKLRLLRAVRFAARFGYAIEPGTEAAIRDLAGQIRQISAERIRDEIKKMLTGPNPSGGFSLLHRTGLLDAILPEAAAMAGVEQPKEFHPEGDVLTHTMLLLKNLERPSFELALAALLHDVGKPPTFTVRERIRFDNHCEVGARMTEAICGRLRLSNEQTERVVDLVRDHLRFKDVQRMKQSTLKRFLRQPYFSDHLELHRLDCLASHGDLTNWEFCRKQLAELGPEEIRPARLLTGDDLIRIGYQPGPLFTNILTLLEDAQLEGSITSRDDALGWLRRRFPLKSSQGG; encoded by the coding sequence ATGGGTGACAATCCCGTCGCGGTTGCAGTAGAATATATCATCATGAGCGCGATGGGTGACAAGGCCGTAGAGATCGTCAAGGTCCTCCGGGAAGCGGGTTTTCGGTCCTACTGGGCCGGCGGGTCGGTCCGCGATCTGGTGATGGGGCATGAACCCCAGGATTACGACGTGGCGACCGACGCGCGGCCGGAGCAGGTGATGAAGCTCTTTCCCAAGACCGTCCCGGTCGGCGTCAGCTTCGGGGTGGTCAAGGTGATCGAAAACGGGTTCGAGTTCGAGGTGACCACCTTTCGTTCGGACGGCCGTTATCTCGACGGCCGGCACCCGGCGGCCGTGCATTACTCCGATGACCGGGAAGACGCCGCGCGACGGGACTTCACGATCAACGGAATGTTTTACGACCCGTTGAAAAAGGAGATCATCGATTACGTGGACGGCCGGAGGGATATCGCGGCCGGCGTGATCCGGGCCATCGGCGACCCGCGCGAACGCTTCGAGGAGGACAAGCTCCGCCTCCTGCGGGCCGTCCGGTTCGCGGCCCGTTTCGGGTACGCCATCGAGCCCGGGACCGAAGCGGCCATCCGCGACCTGGCCGGACAGATTCGGCAGATCAGCGCCGAGCGGATCCGGGACGAGATCAAAAAGATGCTGACCGGGCCGAACCCGTCCGGCGGTTTCTCGCTTCTTCACCGAACCGGCCTGCTGGACGCGATCCTTCCGGAGGCGGCGGCCATGGCGGGGGTGGAGCAGCCGAAGGAATTTCACCCGGAAGGGGATGTGTTGACGCACACGATGCTCCTGCTCAAAAACCTGGAACGGCCGTCGTTCGAGCTGGCGCTGGCGGCCCTGTTGCACGACGTCGGCAAGCCCCCGACCTTTACGGTCCGGGAGCGGATCCGCTTCGACAACCATTGCGAGGTCGGCGCGCGGATGACCGAGGCGATCTGCGGCCGGCTCCGTCTCTCGAACGAGCAGACCGAGCGGGTGGTCGACCTGGTCCGCGATCATCTCCGCTTCAAGGACGTTCAGCGGATGAAGCAGAGCACGCTCAAGCGTTTTCTCCGGCAGCCCTATTTTTCGGACCACCTGGAGCTTCATCGGCTGGACTGCCTGGCCAGCCACGGCGATCTGACGAACTGGGAATTTTGCAGAAAGCAATTGGCCGAGCTGGGTCCGGAAGAGATCCGGCCGGCGCGTCTGCTGACCGGAGACGATCTGATCCGGATCGGTTATCAACCCGGACCCCTTTTTACCAACATCCTCACGCTTTTGGAGGACGCGCAGCTGGAAGGATCGATTACGAGCCGCGACGACGCGTTGGGATGGTTGCGGCGGCGGTTTCCGTTAAAATCATCGCAGGGCGGGTGA
- a CDS encoding DUF971 domain-containing protein, whose product MGAVQPVEIERRADGSIRVSWSDGHEGIYPAAYLREQCHCAACIEEWSGRKMIRPDMIPPDIRPLRISAVGQYAIHIEWSDGHSTGIYAFDLLRRICPCPECAAERAVRP is encoded by the coding sequence ATGGGTGCGGTTCAACCGGTGGAGATTGAAAGGCGGGCGGACGGATCGATCCGCGTGAGCTGGAGCGACGGCCATGAAGGGATCTATCCCGCGGCGTATTTGCGGGAGCAGTGCCACTGTGCGGCCTGCATCGAGGAATGGTCGGGAAGAAAGATGATCCGTCCGGACATGATCCCGCCGGACATCCGGCCGCTGCGGATCAGCGCGGTGGGGCAGTACGCCATTCATATCGAATGGAGCGACGGGCATTCCACGGGGATCTACGCGTTCGATCTCCTTCGCAGGATCTGCCCGTGTCCGGAATGCGCGGCCGAGCGCGCCGTCCGACCGTAA
- a CDS encoding YciI family protein, translating into MKFVIIGTDGPEGRAKRKKLRPAHLERLKRLESEGKLVLAGPFADQSGSLIIIEADSIEEARAFIQKDPYVEQGVFEKVEIRPFTLVLPERDEGP; encoded by the coding sequence ATGAAATTCGTCATTATCGGCACGGACGGACCGGAAGGCCGGGCCAAGCGCAAAAAGCTTCGACCGGCCCACCTCGAACGTTTAAAGCGGCTTGAATCGGAAGGAAAATTAGTTTTGGCCGGTCCTTTTGCGGACCAGAGCGGCAGCCTGATCATTATCGAGGCCGACTCGATCGAAGAGGCGCGGGCCTTTATTCAAAAAGATCCCTATGTGGAACAGGGGGTGTTCGAAAAAGTGGAGATCCGGCCGTTTACTTTGGTCTTGCCGGAAAGGGATGAAGGACCGTGA
- a CDS encoding DUF393 domain-containing protein, producing MNARPANTLVYDRECELCRWAQGLILRWDRRRRIGYLAFQDPRFPEWFPELNRDDSAGVWPHGEAPRAMLFIDDGGRLRIGLDAFRAMLPRLAGGRLLAWLFYFPGVSWLAGRFYDWLARNRYRLFGPTP from the coding sequence GTGAACGCGCGGCCGGCCAACACGCTGGTTTATGACCGTGAATGCGAGCTGTGCCGGTGGGCCCAGGGTCTTATCCTTCGGTGGGACCGACGCCGGCGAATCGGGTATCTGGCGTTTCAAGACCCCCGCTTTCCGGAATGGTTTCCGGAGCTTAACCGGGACGATTCGGCCGGTGTATGGCCGCACGGCGAAGCGCCCCGGGCCATGCTGTTTATCGATGACGGGGGACGACTCCGGATCGGACTGGACGCGTTCCGCGCGATGCTGCCCCGGCTGGCGGGCGGGCGGCTGTTGGCGTGGCTGTTTTACTTTCCGGGCGTGTCGTGGCTGGCCGGCCGGTTTTATGATTGGCTGGCCCGAAATCGCTACCGATTATTCGGACCGACTCCTTAA
- a CDS encoding tetratricopeptide repeat protein, with product MSSSTLNEEGNRLFQQGRYGEALSYYQRALDLDRRTGNPWNLTATLGNLANVYASIGKNEEALTCYREVLGIQRKLGDARVVGITLANMGNLHADRHETEQAKAYYLEAIDLLEPSGDVRGLGMLYGNLALAVRDEGDLSSAIGLFEKAFRRLRQLGDSPELARTVNSLGKTYFMQGRLNEALRQSEEALGISRRLGDELGMASAWYHLVWVYERMGRVEEAIGLLERVVEIDEKYRLPKLNENRMRLERLRQSGKDGSRVRY from the coding sequence ATGTCCTCTTCGACTTTAAACGAGGAAGGGAACCGGCTGTTTCAGCAGGGGCGGTACGGCGAGGCGCTTTCCTATTATCAGAGGGCGCTGGATCTGGACCGGCGGACCGGAAATCCCTGGAACCTGACCGCGACGCTGGGGAATTTGGCCAACGTCTACGCCAGCATCGGCAAAAATGAAGAGGCGCTGACCTGTTACCGGGAGGTGCTCGGAATTCAACGCAAGCTGGGGGACGCCCGGGTGGTCGGGATCACGCTGGCGAACATGGGCAATCTCCACGCCGATCGGCACGAGACCGAACAGGCCAAGGCCTATTATCTGGAAGCGATCGATCTGTTGGAGCCTTCCGGAGATGTCCGGGGGCTCGGGATGCTGTACGGAAACCTGGCTCTTGCGGTCCGTGACGAGGGCGATCTCTCTTCGGCGATCGGGCTTTTTGAAAAGGCCTTCCGTCGGCTCCGGCAGCTGGGAGACAGTCCGGAGCTGGCCCGAACCGTCAACAGTTTAGGGAAGACCTATTTCATGCAGGGTCGCTTGAACGAGGCCTTGCGGCAGTCCGAAGAGGCCCTGGGGATCAGCCGGCGGCTTGGAGACGAGCTCGGAATGGCCTCGGCCTGGTACCATCTGGTTTGGGTATACGAGCGCATGGGACGGGTCGAAGAGGCGATCGGGCTTCTGGAGCGGGTGGTGGAAATCGACGAAAAATACCGTCTCCCCAAGCTGAACGAAAACCGGATGCGCCTGGAACGGTTAAGACAATCGGGAAAGGATGGAAGCCGTGTCCGGTACTGA
- a CDS encoding 4a-hydroxytetrahydrobiopterin dehydratase, with amino-acid sequence MAERLSTTEIQKKLKELDLWELAGNAIKKQYVFDSFMPAIRFVNRVADLAEAADHHPDITIHYRKVTMVLSTHSAGGLTPKDFALARKIDGAAGGPR; translated from the coding sequence ATGGCCGAACGATTATCGACGACCGAAATCCAAAAAAAACTGAAGGAGCTGGATCTTTGGGAACTGGCCGGGAACGCGATCAAAAAGCAGTATGTCTTTGATTCCTTCATGCCGGCGATCCGGTTCGTGAACCGGGTGGCGGACCTCGCCGAGGCCGCCGACCATCATCCCGATATCACGATCCATTACCGAAAAGTAACGATGGTCCTCTCCACCCATTCCGCCGGCGGACTGACCCCAAAAGACTTCGCGCTGGCCCGGAAGATCGACGGCGCGGCGGGCGGACCGCGCTAA
- a CDS encoding lysophospholipid acyltransferase family protein: MKRSGPGFLINLIHFAVIGLLGILFRVLNRIEVSGRENIPARGERGVLILSNHISALDPFLIGITAMPRFSPVWWRAAAKEELFTTPFSRAVMHLVGAFPVRRRRHDVESMDRMVGSLRTDVLVVFPEGTWSTTGKLLPGRSGVGKVIYDAHPAKIVPVAVKGTDGILPRDSWVPRVGHRAKIAYGPPMDLRRFYDEPAGVETSHRIIDAVMAEIEGLYALL; the protein is encoded by the coding sequence ATGAAACGAAGCGGTCCCGGGTTTTTGATCAATCTGATCCATTTTGCGGTCATCGGCCTTTTGGGCATTCTTTTCCGGGTTCTCAATCGGATCGAGGTTTCGGGTCGTGAAAACATCCCGGCGCGGGGCGAGCGGGGCGTGCTGATCCTGTCCAATCATATCTCGGCCCTGGATCCGTTCCTGATCGGGATCACGGCCATGCCGCGTTTCTCGCCCGTCTGGTGGCGCGCCGCCGCGAAGGAGGAGCTTTTCACCACGCCGTTCTCGAGAGCGGTGATGCATTTGGTCGGGGCCTTTCCGGTCCGGCGGCGGCGGCACGATGTCGAATCCATGGATCGGATGGTCGGGTCCCTCCGGACGGACGTGCTCGTCGTCTTTCCGGAAGGGACCTGGTCCACGACGGGGAAGCTGCTCCCGGGCCGTTCGGGCGTCGGCAAGGTGATCTACGACGCCCACCCGGCGAAGATTGTTCCGGTGGCGGTCAAAGGAACGGACGGAATCCTCCCGAGGGATTCCTGGGTTCCCCGCGTCGGACATCGGGCGAAGATCGCCTACGGTCCGCCGATGGACCTTCGCCGGTTCTATGACGAACCCGCCGGCGTTGAAACATCGCACCGGATCATCGACGCCGTCATGGCCGAGATCGAAGGGTTGTACGCGTTGCTTTAA